The following are encoded together in the Balaenoptera acutorostrata chromosome 9, mBalAcu1.1, whole genome shotgun sequence genome:
- the LOC130708804 gene encoding uncharacterized protein LOC130708804: protein MRTEGCGPSQRLPGNQSPLIFLRPPSGLHPGPADQRDQPEAREEEGPGLLAMLEAVSFFFHHSSRLRNVPKLGAGNPGLLSSLNPAVTPGTRWRWTELQRVTQSLRGSSPFSLLRGDADLVTSSPLFGGRWGRPVLAAMTFTCRLLIRNGAAVLPNHGDPKSQVKVKTISPPFPTTLPQEAQMPPSKPVKRCISGSWGANEAQHSKDESSRSLAAEVRGGHFLATPAWW, encoded by the exons ATGAGGACAGAAGGGTGTGGTCCCAGCCAGAGACTTCCAGGGAACCAAAGCCCCCTGATTTTCCTCCGGCCTCCATCCGGCCTCCATCCGGGCCCTGCAGACCAGAGGGACCAGCCGGAAGCCCGGGAAGAGGAGGGGCCGGGCCTTCTGGCCATGCTGGAAGCGGTTTCATTCTTCTTCCACCACTCCAGCCGCCTCAGGAATGTCCCTAAGCTGGGGGCAGGGAACCCCGGCCTCTTAAGTAGCCTTAACCCTGCAGTTACTCCAGGAACCAGGTGGCGGTGGACAGAATTACAGCGGGTGACTCAAAGCCTTCGAGGGAGCTCCCCGTTCTCCCTTCTGCGGGGGGATGCAGACCTGGTCACCTCCTCACCGCTTTTTGGAGGAAGGTGGGGGAGACCGGTGCTGGCTGCCATGACCTTCACGTGCAGGCTGCTGATCAGAAATGGAGCCGCGGTCCTCCCAAACCATGGGGACCCCAAGAGCCAAGTAAAAGTCAAGACTATTTCACCTCCTTTTCCTACCACCCTACCTCAGGAGGCTCAGATGCCCCCCAGCAAGCCTGTGAAGAG GTGCATCTCTGGATCTTGGGGAGCAAATGAAGCCCAGCACTCAAAAGATGAATCATCCAGGTCCCTGGCAGCAGAGGTGAGGGGAGGGCACTTTCTGGCCACCCCAGCCTGGTGGTAG
- the SERPINH1 gene encoding serpin H1, which translates to MRALMLISTFCLLARALAAEVKKPAAAAAPGPAEKLSPKAATLAERSAGLAFSLYQAMAKDQAVENILLSPVVVASSLGLVSLGGKAATASQAKAVLSAEQLRDEEVHAGLGELLRSLSNSTARNVTWKLGSRLYGPSSVSFADDFVRSSKQHYNCEHSKINFRDKRSALQSINEWAAQTTDGKLPEVTKDVERTDGALLVNAMFFKPHWDERFHHKMVDNRGFMVTRSYTVGVTMMHRTGLYNYYDDEKEKLQIVEMPLAHKLSSLIIIMPHHVEPLERLEKLLTKEQLKIWMGKMQKKAVAISLPKGVVEVTHDLQKHLAGLGLTEAIDKNKADLSRMSGKKDLYLASVFHATAFEWDTDGNPFDQDIYGREELRSPKLFYADHPFIFLVRDTQSGSLLFIGRLVRPKGDKMRDEL; encoded by the exons ATGCGTGCCCTCATGCTCATCAGCACCTTCTGCCTACTGGCCAGAGCCCTGGCCGCCGAGGTGAAGAAACCCGCGGCCGCAGCAGCTCCCGGCCCGGCGGAGAAGCTGAGCCCCAAGGCGGCCACGTTGGCTGAGCGCAGCGCCGGCCTGGCCTTCAGCCTGTACCAGGCCATGGCCAAGGACCAGGCGGTGGAGAACATCCTGCTGTCGCCCGTGGTGGTGGCCTCGTCCCTGGGGCTAGTGTCGCTGGGCGGCAAGGCGGCCACGGCGTCGCAGGCCAAGGCGGTGCTGAGCGCCGAGCAGCTGCGAGACGAGGAGGTGCACGCGGGCCTGGGCGAGCTGCTGCGCTCACTCAGCAACAGCACGGCGCGCAACGTGACCTGGAAGCTGGGCAGCCGCCTGTATGGGCCCAGCTCGGTGAGCTTCGCAGACGACTTCGTCCGCAGCAGCAAGCAGCACTACAACTGCGAGCACTCCAAGATCAACTTCCGCGACAAGCGCAGCGCCCTGCAGTCCATCAACGAGTGGGCGGCGCAGACCACCGACGGCAAGCTGCCCGAGGTCACCAAGGACGTGGAGCGCACAGATGGCGCGCTGCTGGTCAATGCTATGTTCTTCAAGC CACACTGGGATGAGAGATTCCACCACAAGATGGTAGACAACCGAGGCTTCATGGTGACCCGTTCGTATACCGTGGGTGTCACCATGATGCACCGGACAG GTCTCTACAACTACTATGATGACGAGAAGGAGAAGCTGCAAATTGTGGAGATGCCCCTGGCGCACAAGCTCTCCAGCCTTATCATCATCATGCCCCACCACGTGGAGCCCCTTGAGCGCCTTGAGAAGCTGCTGACCAAAGAGCAGCTGAAGATCTGGATGGGGAAGATGCAGAAGAAGGCTGTTGCCATCTCCCTGCCCAAGGGTGTGGTGGAGGTGACCCACGACCTGCAG AAACACCTGGCTGGGCTGGGTCTGACTGAGGCCATCGACAAGAACAAGGCAGACCTGTCTCGCATGTCTGGCAAGAAGGACCTGTACCTGGCCAGTGTGTTCCACGCCACTGCCTTCGAGTGGGACACAGACGGCAACCCCTTCGACCAGGACATCTATGGGCGTGAGGAGCTGCGCAGCCCCAAGCTCTTCTACGCCGACCACCCCTTCATCTTCCTGGTTCGAGACACCCAGAGCGGCTCCCTGCTGTTCATTGGGCGCCTGGTCCGGCCCAAGGGTGACAAGATGCGAGACGAGTTATAG